Below is a window of Dehalococcoidales bacterium DNA.
GCTGGTGAACCTCGTCCTCGACCTGGCTGATTAGCTTAAGAGATATCCGAAGGAGGGTTCGCTTATGAAGGTCAAATGGCTGGGACATGCTTCTTTTTTGATTACCTCGGATGATGGAATAAGGATAATCACCGACCCCTACACCACCTGCGGCGACCTGAGTTATGCCGGCATAACGGAGACTGCCGATATCGTCACGGTAAGCCATGACCACTTCGACCATAATAACGTCTCTTCCATCCGGGGGAACCCCGAGGTAGTCAGAGAGAGTACGGCAGAGGTCAGAGGTATAAGCTTCAAGGGGGTTTCTTCTTGCCATGATGAGAAGGGGGGCAGGCTGAGGGGTGGCAATACCATATTCTGCTTTACCGTCAACGGGGTGAGGGTCTGCCACCTCGGCGACCTGGGCCACCGGCTTAGTGACAAGCAGGCTGCCGAGATAGGCCCGGTCGATGTGCTGCTCATTCCGGTGGGCGGTAATTTTACCATCGACGCCGGGGATGCCACCCTGGTCTGTAATCGACTGAAGCCCCGGGTGGTGATACCGATGCACTACAGGAACCAGCGGTGTGCCTTTCCCGTCGCCGGAGTGGATGAGTTCCTCAGGGATAAGACAGATGTCAGCCGCCCGGATGCCAGCGAGGTTGAGTTCAAGGCCGGGGAGTTGCCGGCGAGCACCTGGATTATAGTCCTCAAGCCGGCGCTTTAGCGGAGTATGATGGCACCGGTCTACTTGATGCCCTGAGGTGTCCCTGTTGCTGTTAGTTTGTCTTAGAGTTCGACAGCGCTCAGCC
It encodes the following:
- a CDS encoding MBL fold metallo-hydrolase; the protein is MKVKWLGHASFLITSDDGIRIITDPYTTCGDLSYAGITETADIVTVSHDHFDHNNVSSIRGNPEVVRESTAEVRGISFKGVSSCHDEKGGRLRGGNTIFCFTVNGVRVCHLGDLGHRLSDKQAAEIGPVDVLLIPVGGNFTIDAGDATLVCNRLKPRVVIPMHYRNQRCAFPVAGVDEFLRDKTDVSRPDASEVEFKAGELPASTWIIVLKPAL